The following coding sequences lie in one Methylosinus sp. PW1 genomic window:
- a CDS encoding MgtC/SapB family protein yields METTELFRRLTVALAIGLLIGLERGWQARQDEEGERAAGFRTHALAALLGAVWGAICNQTGIGGAVSLGLAFIAFAGAIMLFRYREIVHDETFGATTVVAAMLAFALGAFAVVGDVEAAAAAGVVTAGLLALKSASHGWLRRLSWVELRSGLTLAAMTVILLPLLPDRVVDPWKTVNPHEIWLLTVLIAVINFLGYVAMKAAGGAGGVALTGIAGGLVSSTATTMTLARLSRAQRDAAPLFAAGALFANATMALRVLAVVALIDIELLGVLAPPFAAGGVVMLAFALFFMRRAVASSSDVSHASQNPLDLGAVLQFGALLTVVAILARLATRMAGGAGALAVAAISGVVDVDAITLSVARLDRATLALDIAAASIGLAVAVNTLSKAALTWWIGGAGLGFRVMAASALALACGLAVALLAR; encoded by the coding sequence ATGGAGACGACAGAATTGTTCCGCCGCCTGACGGTGGCGCTGGCGATCGGCCTTTTGATCGGCCTCGAGCGCGGCTGGCAGGCGCGCCAGGACGAGGAGGGCGAGCGCGCCGCGGGCTTTCGCACACATGCGCTGGCGGCTCTGCTCGGCGCCGTCTGGGGCGCCATCTGCAATCAGACCGGCATAGGCGGCGCCGTCTCGCTCGGCCTCGCCTTCATAGCTTTCGCCGGCGCGATCATGCTGTTTCGCTATCGCGAGATCGTCCATGACGAGACCTTCGGCGCGACCACGGTCGTCGCCGCCATGCTGGCCTTCGCGCTCGGCGCCTTCGCCGTCGTCGGCGATGTCGAGGCCGCGGCGGCGGCGGGCGTCGTCACGGCGGGGCTGCTGGCGCTGAAATCCGCGAGCCATGGCTGGTTGCGGCGCCTCAGCTGGGTGGAGCTGCGCTCCGGCCTGACGCTCGCCGCCATGACGGTCATTCTGCTGCCGCTGCTGCCGGACCGCGTCGTCGATCCGTGGAAGACGGTCAATCCGCATGAGATCTGGCTGCTGACCGTGCTGATCGCGGTCATCAACTTCCTCGGCTATGTGGCGATGAAGGCGGCCGGCGGCGCCGGCGGCGTGGCGCTGACGGGAATCGCCGGCGGCCTCGTCTCCTCCACCGCGACGACGATGACGTTGGCGCGCCTCTCGCGCGCGCAGCGGGATGCGGCGCCGCTCTTCGCCGCCGGCGCTCTTTTCGCCAACGCCACAATGGCGCTGCGCGTGCTGGCCGTCGTCGCGCTGATCGACATCGAGCTTCTCGGCGTTCTCGCGCCGCCTTTCGCAGCGGGCGGCGTCGTCATGCTCGCCTTCGCGCTCTTCTTCATGCGCCGCGCCGTCGCCTCTTCGAGCGATGTGAGCCATGCGTCGCAGAACCCTCTCGATCTCGGCGCGGTGCTCCAATTCGGCGCGCTGCTCACAGTCGTCGCGATACTGGCGCGTCTCGCCACCCGAATGGCGGGCGGGGCCGGCGCGCTGGCTGTCGCGGCGATCTCCGGCGTCGTCGATGTCGACGCCATAACTTTGTCCGTCGCGCGGCTCGATCGCGCGACGCTCGCGCTCGATATCGCTGCGGCGTCGATCGGCCTCGCCGTCGCCGTCAACACGCTCTCCAAGGCGGCGCTGACATGGTGGATCGGCGGCGCCGGCCTCGGCTTTCGCGTCATGGCCGCTTCCGCGCTCGCGCTCGCCTGCGGCCTCGCGGTCGCGCTGCTCGCGCGCTGA
- the ligD gene encoding non-homologous end-joining DNA ligase, whose product MIRLTNPDKPLYPAALHVTKQRLVDYWRRVAPFALPHIAGRPLSLLRCPNGAAHGCFFQRHHRRGLPTGLIAAPITGSDGETEEFLFLDDLSGLEGAAQMDALELHIWGVRFDALERPDRLVFDLDPDPSVSFEEVKSAARDFRALLEAAGLASFALLTGGKGLHVVAPLDDALDWPTFTAFARGVASRLAADDSARFTAMATKARRHGRIYIDYRRNDRGASAVAPFSPRARETPSVATPVSWDELGRIERADFYCLDKVERRLAALRADPWAGYFELRQGVSPAALRMFAGARV is encoded by the coding sequence ATGATCCGCCTCACCAACCCGGACAAGCCGCTCTATCCGGCGGCGCTTCATGTCACCAAGCAGAGGCTGGTCGATTATTGGCGCCGCGTCGCGCCTTTCGCTCTGCCGCATATCGCCGGGCGGCCGCTGTCGCTGCTGCGCTGTCCAAATGGCGCGGCGCATGGCTGCTTCTTCCAGCGTCATCATCGGCGCGGCCTGCCCACGGGCCTCATCGCCGCCCCCATTACCGGGAGCGACGGCGAGACGGAAGAATTCCTTTTCCTCGACGATCTCTCCGGCCTCGAGGGCGCGGCGCAGATGGATGCGCTGGAGCTGCATATTTGGGGCGTGCGCTTCGATGCGCTGGAGCGCCCCGATCGTCTCGTCTTCGATCTCGATCCCGATCCGTCCGTGTCCTTCGAGGAGGTGAAGAGCGCCGCGCGCGATTTTCGCGCTCTGCTGGAGGCGGCGGGGCTCGCGAGCTTCGCGCTGCTCACCGGCGGCAAGGGGCTGCATGTCGTCGCGCCGCTGGATGACGCGCTCGACTGGCCGACCTTCACGGCCTTCGCCAGAGGCGTCGCCAGCCGTCTCGCGGCGGACGATTCGGCGCGCTTCACCGCAATGGCGACCAAGGCGCGGCGCCATGGCCGCATCTACATCGATTATCGACGCAATGATCGCGGCGCGAGCGCGGTCGCGCCTTTCTCGCCGCGTGCGCGGGAGACGCCTTCCGTGGCGACGCCCGTCTCCTGGGACGAGCTCGGCCGCATAGAGCGCGCCGACTTCTATTGCCTCGACAAGGTGGAGCGCCGCCTCGCCGCGCTGCGCGCCGATCCTTGGGCCGGCTATTTCGAACTGCGACAAGGCGTCTCGCCGGCGGCTCTGCGCATGTTCGCCGGAGCGCGAGTATAA
- a CDS encoding CBS domain-containing protein: protein MKIKDIMTREVCLVEPDQTIRDAAKRMADLDIGLLPVGENDRLVGMISDRDIALRAIAAGKSAETKIRDVMTRDVRYCYEDHDVEDVAQNMAEQQLRRLPVLDRGKRLVGIVSLADLAMDRDAGLSGATLRGVSQPGGHHCQSARAA from the coding sequence ATGAAGATCAAGGACATCATGACGCGCGAGGTCTGTCTCGTCGAGCCCGATCAGACGATCCGCGACGCCGCCAAACGAATGGCCGATCTCGACATCGGCCTGTTGCCGGTCGGCGAGAACGATCGTCTCGTCGGCATGATCAGCGATCGCGACATCGCCTTGCGCGCCATCGCGGCCGGCAAAAGCGCGGAGACGAAGATACGCGACGTCATGACCAGAGACGTTCGCTATTGCTATGAGGATCACGACGTCGAGGATGTCGCGCAGAACATGGCGGAGCAGCAGCTGCGTCGGCTGCCGGTGCTCGACCGCGGCAAGCGCCTCGTCGGCATCGTCTCGCTCGCCGATCTCGCCATGGATCGCGACGCCGGCCTCAGCGGCGCGACATTGCGCGGCGTCTCCCAGCCCGGCGGCCACCATTGCCAGAGCGCGCGCGCCGCCTGA